In Paractinoplanes brasiliensis, the following proteins share a genomic window:
- a CDS encoding 4a-hydroxytetrahydrobiopterin dehydratase: MTKLDGRQVAAEKLDGWVYVPAGLQTCIETKNFATGLALVNAIGEVAEQMDHHPDLTLRYPAVDVRLSSHDVGGVTSRDVRLARAISSVASGLGLRPSSGPVSRLEWSLDSPDAAAVSPFWAAVFGVPTDDGELIDPSDRLPVVWFQRSGNEQGRQRWHPDLWLDPAQVQPRIDAALAAGGTLVSDADAPAFWVLADPEGNRMCLCTWQDRDSPN; encoded by the coding sequence ATGACGAAGCTCGACGGGCGGCAGGTTGCCGCCGAGAAGCTGGACGGCTGGGTCTACGTGCCCGCCGGCCTGCAGACCTGCATCGAGACCAAGAATTTCGCCACCGGCCTGGCCCTGGTCAACGCGATCGGCGAGGTGGCCGAGCAGATGGACCACCACCCCGACCTGACCCTGCGCTACCCCGCCGTCGACGTCAGGCTGAGCAGCCACGACGTCGGCGGGGTGACGAGCCGGGACGTACGCCTGGCCCGGGCCATCTCGTCCGTCGCGTCCGGGCTGGGCCTGCGCCCGTCGTCCGGCCCTGTGTCCCGGCTCGAGTGGTCGCTCGACAGCCCCGACGCCGCAGCGGTCTCGCCGTTCTGGGCGGCCGTCTTCGGCGTGCCGACCGACGACGGCGAGCTCATCGATCCGTCCGACCGGTTGCCCGTGGTGTGGTTTCAGCGCTCCGGCAACGAGCAGGGCCGCCAGCGCTGGCACCCCGACCTGTGGCTCGACCCGGCCCAGGTGCAGCCGCGTATCGACGCCGCCCTGGCCGCCGGCGGCACCCTGGTCAGCGACGCCGACGCCCCCGCGTTCTGGGTGCTGGCCGACCCCGAGGGCAACCGCATGTGCCTGTGCACCTGGCAGGACAGGGACTCACCGAACTGA
- a CDS encoding glycosyltransferase → MSIPFLVASLIVRDEESEIGGCLDALEGVVDAVRVHDTGSRDRTAQIAAERGATVTRGRWQDDFAAARNEALEGWSALWVMTVDADQRYAGDPRELRRFLEACSADVVEVEVDNAHDELPYTNTAAHLHRKGAARWEGRVHERLTGTTVAAPRSAIVLRHHGYADPEHRAAKARRNVELARLTLAEAGDDRELIARTLLDLGRSLVGAGRQQEAADTFETLRELFPGTPEWLHGTDFLARLVLAAGLDDVCLTLTEQLRAAGARPDYCDWLAAQALAQLGELATAARLLDGVAEVVDTSGRRQDPRALAELRKLMASVR, encoded by the coding sequence GTGAGCATTCCGTTTCTTGTGGCCAGCCTGATCGTGCGGGATGAGGAGTCGGAGATCGGGGGCTGCCTGGACGCCCTCGAGGGGGTGGTGGATGCCGTTCGGGTGCATGACACGGGATCGCGCGACCGGACCGCTCAGATCGCCGCAGAGCGTGGGGCTACGGTCACCCGGGGGCGGTGGCAGGATGACTTCGCTGCGGCCCGCAACGAGGCGCTGGAGGGGTGGAGCGCTCTCTGGGTGATGACGGTCGACGCGGATCAGCGTTATGCCGGGGACCCGCGGGAGCTGCGGCGCTTTCTCGAGGCGTGTTCGGCCGATGTCGTCGAGGTCGAGGTGGACAACGCGCACGACGAGTTGCCCTACACGAACACCGCGGCCCACCTGCATCGGAAGGGTGCGGCGCGGTGGGAGGGACGAGTGCATGAGCGGCTGACCGGGACGACCGTGGCGGCGCCTCGTTCGGCGATCGTGTTGAGGCACCACGGGTACGCGGATCCGGAGCACCGGGCGGCCAAAGCGCGGCGCAACGTGGAGCTGGCCCGGTTGACGCTCGCGGAGGCGGGGGACGATCGGGAGCTCATTGCCCGTACGCTGCTCGACCTCGGACGCAGCCTGGTCGGGGCGGGGCGGCAGCAGGAGGCCGCCGACACGTTCGAGACGTTGCGTGAGCTCTTTCCGGGCACACCGGAGTGGCTGCACGGCACCGACTTCCTGGCCCGCCTGGTGCTGGCGGCGGGTCTGGACGACGTCTGCCTCACCCTTACCGAACAGCTGCGGGCGGCGGGGGCGCGGCCGGACTACTGCGACTGGCTGGCCGCACAGGCCCTGGCCCAGCTGGGTGAGCTCGCCACGGCGGCCCGGCTGCTGGACGGGGTTGCCGAGGTGGTCGACACCAGCGGCCGGCGCCAGGACCCGCGGGCGCTCGCGGAGTTGCGGAAGCTGATGGCGTCAGTCCGCTGA
- a CDS encoding aminoglycoside phosphotransferase family protein, translating into MTGSEVDADLVRDLLREQHPDLAHLPLREVAGGWGNQMWRLGDDLAVRMQRMDDNPGPQLKERRWLPLLASRLPLPIPVPVRSGEPSERFAKLWTVMTWVAGTPLDQAAIDHGDHAADLLAAFLRALHVEAPADAPVASDFGTHPKHSRDGFERFLSAVDLKSSGFAAADIRAVWNEAAATPEWPGPPVWVHGDLHPANVVVAGGTLAGIVDFGALFAGDPAWDLGAAWLLLPSGSAARFFESYARADEATIRRARGLAAMKSLFLMLMGQNGDRGLPGGKPNWGPVGRSALDRVLKAV; encoded by the coding sequence GTGACGGGCTCCGAGGTCGACGCGGATCTGGTTCGCGACTTGCTCCGGGAGCAACATCCCGATCTGGCCCATCTGCCCCTCCGCGAGGTAGCGGGCGGCTGGGGAAACCAGATGTGGCGCCTCGGCGACGACTTGGCCGTCCGGATGCAGCGCATGGACGACAACCCCGGCCCGCAACTGAAGGAGCGCCGCTGGCTGCCCCTGCTGGCTTCCCGCCTGCCGCTGCCGATCCCGGTTCCCGTCCGCAGCGGCGAACCGTCCGAGCGCTTCGCAAAGCTGTGGACGGTGATGACCTGGGTCGCCGGCACACCCCTGGACCAAGCGGCCATCGACCACGGCGACCACGCGGCCGACCTGCTGGCCGCCTTCCTCAGGGCGCTGCACGTGGAGGCGCCCGCCGACGCGCCGGTGGCCTCCGACTTCGGCACCCACCCCAAGCACTCCAGGGACGGCTTCGAACGCTTCCTGAGCGCTGTGGACCTGAAGTCCTCCGGCTTCGCCGCCGCCGACATCCGCGCTGTATGGAACGAGGCCGCGGCCACCCCCGAATGGCCGGGCCCACCGGTATGGGTGCATGGTGACCTGCACCCTGCGAACGTGGTCGTCGCCGGTGGCACACTGGCCGGCATAGTCGACTTCGGAGCCCTCTTCGCCGGCGATCCGGCGTGGGACCTCGGCGCCGCCTGGCTGTTGCTCCCCTCCGGAAGCGCCGCCCGGTTCTTCGAAAGCTACGCGCGGGCCGACGAGGCAACCATCCGCCGTGCCCGCGGGCTGGCCGCCATGAAGAGCCTGTTCCTGATGCTGATGGGCCAGAACGGAGACCGAGGACTCCCCGGCGGCAAGCCGAACTGGGGCCCTGTCGGCCGCTCCGCACTGGACCGTGTCTTGAAAGCCGTGTGA
- a CDS encoding DUF742 domain-containing protein, producing the protein MPERDEPTGALVRPYAVTRGRTRPKLEIALEALVETTVRGRSGMSRGGQGGSEHQYIAAMCDNGRVQSLAEIAARMQLPLGVARVIVADMASDGLVAVYEPTSLDDETDAVGTELLERVLSGLRRL; encoded by the coding sequence ATGCCCGAACGCGATGAGCCGACCGGCGCGCTGGTCAGGCCGTACGCCGTAACCCGCGGACGGACCCGGCCGAAGCTTGAGATAGCGCTGGAAGCGCTGGTCGAGACAACCGTTCGCGGCAGATCAGGGATGAGCCGCGGCGGGCAGGGTGGAAGCGAGCATCAGTACATCGCGGCGATGTGTGACAACGGCCGAGTGCAGTCGCTGGCCGAGATCGCCGCACGCATGCAACTGCCGCTCGGTGTGGCTCGTGTGATTGTTGCCGACATGGCCTCTGATGGCCTGGTCGCGGTGTACGAGCCCACCTCGCTGGACGACGAGACCGACGCGGTAGGCACTGAACTGCTGGAAAGGGTGCTGAGTGGACTTCGCAGGCTCTGA
- a CDS encoding sensor histidine kinase — MSKRPKTATGVMSRLRRPADRLRDLPIWSKLGLIMLVPTLATIIVGVSGLVDHIDEANNAERARTLSVLSEAAGGLVDHLQNERAYGMKITTIDDAKSPDLAKAKQDYTAENAKVDAAKVPYAQQKAALDDVPENVSTLLLRLDRNLEELPAQRSQIANKRSADKQSVQDTYTKLISDLLAVRNAAAQLASDTELSDHLRAVAAVATAKEFISQQRDIGHEVIAAREVTPGLRQALLQAQLGYKLSGDTLQQVGNAADRKAFVEIENSTGGRGATNYSDPLTRNQAQNNRRIPFNTAQWDDAFVAYGQEFRKVEAKMDSDIVNEATTLRNDVNRRVFIETSVLLGMLLLAILFAWLVARSMARSLRELRQGALSVAQYGLPHAVSRLRDPQLSASMTPAQVADQIAEPLPVRSRDEFGQVTEAFNAVHLEAVRTAAEQAALRASVATMFVNLARRSQILVDRLIGHLDRLERGEEDPDRLAELFQLDHLATRMRRNDENLLVLAGADSTRVQREPAALIDVLRAAQSEVEHYTRIEFGMIDRDIEVAAHAVNDMVHLVAELFDNATAFSPPNSTVIVEARRLGDGALLSVEDRGIGISREQLRDLNERLANPPMVDVAVSRMMGLVVVARLANRHAVKVELRPADNERGTVAEVGLPLSVLTGGQPAVGAGRMQVGAGYDEQGRPGMPEPLALESGGGRGGYPTGRPFDPNPPMNSGGMLGTNGRSVPAWSDLTGAPSNGFGSNGSLNGLNGGSNGSGANGSNGFYGPRSNEPIPPLPSGHPGAPQGFAGPDGLPQRRNGEPPQGDTNGFGATIPRQLPANPETQGRNPFVPPVSAPPVPPISAPPVPSAPPYGGNPVSSPPHAEPPTDSPVSAAPPAWPPVAPEREPQAPHVPESLAAALDMTAELPRYRPEQRDQGPQVERPANPQTAPIPASAPPASPVSAAPTSGGPQSEAQRAAAAARAAHEAAAAQAAEAQATAAAQIAAAQAARQRDAGQGQFADETMELPIFRELESAWFTTARPAETKPSSNGLDEPVSSQRIPTGEPARTVGVPQQAVSPESRDRDPATVGVGAANGAASNGVSSTGSTATNPWQTAADEGWQAAQAAAQAQVDTTTTAGLPKRTPMAQLVPGGVDRGGNSVQRRTPEGVRGLLSAYHRGVQRGRNTESTNPEETPGGQQSSQAGKEHEA; from the coding sequence GTGAGCAAGCGCCCCAAGACGGCGACCGGCGTCATGTCGCGTCTCCGTCGGCCGGCCGATCGGCTGCGAGATCTGCCGATCTGGTCGAAGCTTGGCCTCATCATGCTGGTGCCCACCCTGGCGACGATCATCGTCGGCGTCAGTGGCCTGGTCGACCACATCGATGAAGCCAACAACGCGGAGCGCGCCCGCACCCTTTCGGTGCTGTCGGAGGCGGCCGGTGGTCTTGTCGACCATCTGCAGAACGAACGCGCCTACGGCATGAAGATCACGACGATCGACGACGCGAAAAGCCCCGATCTGGCCAAGGCGAAACAGGACTACACCGCCGAGAACGCCAAGGTCGACGCGGCCAAGGTGCCCTACGCACAGCAGAAGGCCGCGCTCGACGACGTTCCCGAGAACGTCAGCACCCTCCTCCTGCGCCTCGACCGCAACCTCGAGGAACTGCCCGCCCAGCGCAGCCAGATCGCGAACAAGCGGTCGGCCGACAAACAGTCGGTGCAGGACACCTACACCAAGCTGATCAGCGACCTGCTGGCCGTGCGCAACGCGGCCGCTCAGCTCGCCAGCGACACCGAGCTGAGCGACCACCTGCGCGCCGTGGCCGCGGTGGCGACGGCCAAGGAGTTCATCTCCCAGCAGCGTGACATCGGCCACGAGGTCATCGCGGCCCGCGAGGTCACCCCCGGGCTCCGTCAGGCGCTGCTGCAGGCACAGCTCGGTTACAAGCTGTCCGGCGACACCCTGCAGCAGGTGGGTAACGCGGCCGACCGCAAGGCGTTCGTCGAGATCGAGAACTCGACCGGCGGCCGGGGCGCGACGAACTACTCCGACCCGCTGACCCGGAACCAGGCGCAGAACAACCGCCGCATCCCGTTCAACACGGCGCAGTGGGACGACGCGTTCGTCGCGTACGGCCAGGAGTTCCGCAAGGTCGAGGCCAAGATGGACTCGGACATCGTCAACGAGGCCACCACGCTGCGCAACGACGTGAACCGGCGGGTCTTCATCGAGACCAGCGTGCTGCTCGGCATGCTGCTGCTGGCCATCCTGTTCGCCTGGCTCGTCGCCCGGTCGATGGCCCGTTCGCTGCGTGAGCTGCGACAGGGCGCCCTCTCGGTCGCGCAGTACGGCCTGCCGCACGCCGTGAGCCGGCTGCGTGACCCGCAGCTGTCCGCGTCCATGACCCCGGCCCAGGTGGCCGACCAGATCGCCGAGCCCCTACCGGTCCGCAGCCGCGACGAGTTCGGGCAGGTGACCGAGGCGTTCAACGCGGTTCACCTCGAGGCCGTGCGCACCGCGGCCGAGCAGGCCGCCCTGCGGGCCTCGGTCGCGACGATGTTCGTCAACCTGGCCCGCCGTTCCCAGATCCTGGTCGACCGGCTCATCGGTCACCTCGACCGGCTCGAGCGCGGCGAGGAAGACCCGGACCGTCTGGCCGAGCTCTTCCAGCTCGACCACCTGGCCACCCGAATGCGCCGTAACGACGAGAACCTCCTGGTTCTCGCGGGCGCCGACTCGACCCGCGTGCAGCGCGAGCCGGCCGCCCTGATCGACGTGCTCCGCGCCGCGCAGTCCGAGGTCGAGCACTACACGCGCATCGAGTTCGGCATGATCGACCGGGACATCGAGGTGGCGGCGCACGCCGTCAACGACATGGTCCACCTGGTCGCCGAGCTGTTCGACAACGCGACCGCCTTCTCACCGCCCAACTCGACGGTCATCGTCGAGGCCCGGCGGCTGGGCGACGGCGCCCTGCTCTCGGTCGAGGACCGCGGCATCGGCATCAGCCGCGAGCAGCTCCGCGATCTCAACGAGCGCCTGGCCAACCCGCCGATGGTGGACGTGGCCGTCTCCCGCATGATGGGCCTGGTCGTGGTCGCCCGGCTGGCCAACCGGCACGCCGTCAAGGTCGAGCTCCGCCCGGCCGACAACGAGCGCGGCACGGTGGCCGAGGTCGGCCTGCCGCTCTCGGTGCTCACCGGGGGTCAGCCCGCCGTCGGCGCGGGCCGCATGCAGGTCGGCGCCGGCTACGACGAGCAGGGCCGCCCGGGCATGCCCGAGCCGCTCGCGCTCGAGAGCGGCGGCGGTCGCGGTGGCTACCCGACCGGCCGCCCGTTCGACCCGAACCCGCCGATGAACTCCGGCGGCATGCTCGGGACGAACGGCCGCTCGGTCCCGGCCTGGTCCGACCTGACCGGTGCGCCGTCCAACGGCTTCGGCTCCAACGGCTCGCTCAACGGTCTCAACGGCGGCAGCAACGGCTCCGGCGCCAACGGTTCGAACGGGTTCTACGGCCCGCGCAGCAACGAGCCGATCCCGCCGCTGCCGTCCGGCCACCCCGGGGCGCCGCAGGGCTTCGCCGGTCCCGACGGGCTGCCGCAGCGCCGCAACGGCGAGCCGCCCCAGGGCGACACGAACGGTTTCGGCGCGACCATCCCGCGTCAGCTTCCGGCCAACCCCGAGACCCAGGGACGCAACCCGTTCGTCCCGCCCGTCTCGGCCCCGCCGGTGCCGCCGATCTCCGCTCCGCCGGTGCCGTCCGCCCCGCCGTACGGTGGTAACCCGGTATCGTCGCCGCCCCACGCGGAACCGCCGACCGACAGCCCGGTTTCGGCCGCGCCGCCGGCCTGGCCGCCGGTCGCCCCGGAGCGCGAGCCCCAGGCGCCGCACGTGCCCGAGAGCCTCGCCGCGGCGCTCGACATGACCGCCGAGCTCCCGCGTTACCGTCCGGAGCAGCGCGACCAGGGTCCGCAGGTCGAGCGTCCGGCCAACCCGCAGACCGCGCCGATCCCGGCGTCCGCCCCGCCCGCCTCGCCGGTTTCGGCCGCGCCCACCTCGGGTGGCCCGCAGTCCGAGGCCCAGCGGGCGGCTGCGGCGGCCCGTGCGGCTCACGAGGCCGCGGCGGCTCAGGCGGCCGAGGCCCAGGCCACGGCGGCGGCGCAGATCGCGGCGGCCCAGGCCGCTCGTCAGCGCGACGCCGGCCAGGGCCAGTTCGCCGACGAGACGATGGAGCTGCCGATCTTCCGGGAGCTCGAGTCGGCCTGGTTCACCACGGCCCGTCCGGCCGAGACCAAGCCGTCGTCCAACGGCCTCGACGAGCCGGTCAGCTCGCAGCGGATCCCCACCGGGGAGCCGGCGCGAACGGTCGGCGTGCCGCAACAGGCCGTCTCGCCGGAGTCGCGCGACCGGGACCCGGCTACTGTTGGTGTCGGCGCCGCCAACGGCGCCGCGTCGAACGGCGTCAGCTCCACCGGCAGCACCGCCACGAACCCGTGGCAGACCGCGGCCGACGAGGGCTGGCAGGCCGCTCAAGCGGCGGCGCAGGCGCAGGTCGACACCACGACCACGGCCGGCCTGCCCAAGCGCACCCCGATGGCGCAGCTCGTCCCCGGTGGTGTGGACCGGGGCGGTAACTCCGTTCAGCGTCGTACCCCCGAGGGCGTCCGTGGCCTGCTCTCCGCGTACCACCGCGGTGTGCAGCGCGGACGCAACACCGAATCGACCAACCCGGAGGAGACTCCGGGAGGGCAGCAGTCGTCGCAGGCTGGCAAGGAGCATGAGGCATGA
- a CDS encoding putative RNA methyltransferase: protein MIDGALPYLRCPVCRLGLTRVERSLRCPAGHSFDMAKQGYADLTAGRMPHVGDTAEMVTDRAAFLAAGHYDFIADALATAAGTAELVVDAGVGTGHYLARVLDATPDAVGLGLDVSKPALRRAARAHDRAAAVLADLWRPLPLADGVADVVVNVFAPRNGAEFHRVLRPGGRLLVVTPAPDHLAELISAYGLIRVDPDKEARVQDALGRCFEPVETLDLRRELDLTAVETATLIGMTPSARHVPHPPATPSHMTASVRLTTYSPA from the coding sequence ATGATCGACGGAGCATTGCCGTACCTGCGGTGCCCGGTCTGCCGTCTGGGGCTCACGCGGGTCGAGCGGTCGCTGCGCTGCCCCGCCGGTCACAGCTTCGACATGGCCAAGCAGGGGTACGCCGACCTGACCGCGGGCCGGATGCCCCACGTGGGCGACACGGCCGAGATGGTGACCGACCGGGCCGCTTTCCTGGCGGCCGGCCACTACGACTTCATCGCCGACGCCCTGGCCACGGCGGCGGGCACCGCTGAGCTGGTCGTGGATGCCGGCGTCGGAACCGGCCACTACCTGGCTCGGGTGCTGGACGCCACGCCGGACGCCGTCGGGCTCGGCCTGGACGTGTCCAAGCCGGCGCTGCGGCGGGCGGCCCGTGCCCACGATCGCGCGGCGGCCGTGCTGGCCGACCTCTGGCGGCCCCTCCCCCTGGCCGACGGGGTGGCCGACGTCGTCGTCAACGTCTTCGCCCCGCGCAACGGCGCCGAGTTCCACCGCGTGCTGCGCCCCGGCGGCCGCCTGCTCGTTGTCACCCCCGCGCCGGATCATTTGGCCGAGTTGATTTCCGCGTACGGGCTGATTCGGGTCGACCCGGACAAAGAGGCGCGAGTGCAGGATGCGTTGGGCAGGTGCTTCGAGCCGGTGGAGACGCTGGATCTACGTCGCGAGCTCGACCTGACCGCTGTCGAGACCGCCACGCTGATCGGCATGACCCCGAGCGCCCGCCACGTGCCGCATCCTCCGGCCACGCCCAGCCACATGACAGCTTCGGTGCGCCTGACGACGTACAGCCCGGCCTAG
- a CDS encoding roadblock/LC7 domain-containing protein has product MTSTQDLGWLLANFADRVPGVAHAIAVSADGLLLAASRDLPRDRADQLAAIASGLVSLTQGAARCFEGGAVLQTVVEMDNGFLFLMSISDGSSFAVLAARSCDVGQVGYEMALLVDRVGEALTPAPRSAAGVLG; this is encoded by the coding sequence ATGACATCTACGCAGGATCTCGGTTGGCTCCTGGCCAACTTCGCCGACCGCGTACCCGGCGTCGCACATGCGATCGCGGTCTCCGCTGATGGTCTGCTCCTGGCGGCCTCACGGGACCTTCCCCGGGACCGCGCCGATCAGCTGGCAGCCATCGCTTCCGGCCTGGTAAGCCTCACTCAAGGCGCCGCTCGGTGCTTCGAGGGTGGCGCCGTGCTGCAGACGGTGGTCGAGATGGACAACGGGTTCCTCTTCCTGATGTCCATCTCGGATGGTTCGTCCTTCGCGGTGCTCGCGGCGCGCAGCTGCGACGTCGGACAGGTGGGTTACGAGATGGCCCTCCTGGTCGACCGCGTCGGCGAGGCCCTGACCCCCGCCCCACGGTCGGCGGCTGGGGTCCTCGGCTGA
- a CDS encoding adenosine deaminase — MAAIAFSDIVEAPKALLHDHLDGGLRPATIIELADQVGHELPATDPVALGEWFVAAADSGSLERYLETFAHTVAVMQTPEGLHRVAKECALDLAADGVVYAEVRYAPEQHLERGLSLDQVVDAVNAGFVEGAAEAAAQGAPIRVGVLLTAMRHAARSQEIAELSVRYRDAGVVGFDIAGAEAGFPPTRHLDAFEYLQRENFHFTIHAGEAFGLPSIWQAIQWCGADRLGHGVRLVDDITGTPAGGDVVLGRLAAYVRDKRIPLELCPSSNVQTGAAPSIAEHPIGLLHDLRFRVTVNTDNRLMSGTSMSREMALLSEAFGWGWSELQWLTINAMKSAFIPYDERLAIINEVIKPGYAKLIG; from the coding sequence ATGGCCGCCATCGCATTCTCCGACATCGTCGAAGCGCCGAAAGCGCTGCTGCACGACCACCTCGACGGTGGGCTGCGCCCCGCCACGATCATCGAGCTGGCCGATCAGGTGGGTCATGAGCTGCCCGCCACCGATCCGGTCGCGCTGGGCGAGTGGTTCGTCGCGGCGGCCGACTCCGGTTCGCTGGAACGCTACCTGGAGACGTTCGCCCACACGGTGGCGGTGATGCAGACCCCCGAGGGGCTGCACCGGGTGGCCAAGGAGTGCGCGCTCGACCTGGCGGCCGACGGCGTGGTCTACGCCGAGGTCCGTTACGCCCCGGAGCAGCATCTGGAGCGCGGCCTGTCGCTCGACCAGGTGGTCGACGCCGTGAACGCCGGCTTCGTCGAGGGTGCTGCCGAGGCCGCCGCTCAGGGCGCCCCGATCCGGGTCGGTGTGCTGCTGACCGCGATGCGGCACGCGGCCCGCTCGCAAGAGATCGCCGAGCTGTCCGTGCGGTACCGGGACGCGGGCGTGGTCGGTTTCGACATCGCCGGGGCCGAGGCCGGTTTCCCGCCCACCCGGCACCTCGACGCGTTCGAGTACCTCCAGCGTGAGAATTTCCACTTCACCATCCACGCGGGCGAGGCGTTCGGCCTCCCGTCGATCTGGCAGGCCATCCAGTGGTGCGGCGCCGACCGGCTCGGGCACGGCGTCCGGCTGGTCGACGACATCACCGGAACCCCGGCCGGCGGCGACGTGGTGCTCGGCCGCCTCGCGGCGTACGTGCGGGACAAGCGCATCCCGCTCGAGCTGTGCCCGTCGTCCAACGTGCAGACCGGCGCGGCCCCGTCGATCGCCGAGCACCCGATCGGGCTGCTGCACGATCTGCGCTTCCGGGTCACCGTCAACACCGACAACCGCCTGATGAGCGGCACGTCGATGTCCCGCGAGATGGCGCTGCTGTCGGAGGCGTTCGGGTGGGGCTGGAGCGAGCTGCAGTGGCTCACCATCAATGCCATGAAGTCGGCCTTCATCCCGTACGACGAACGGCTGGCGATCATCAACGAGGTGATCAAGCCCGGGTACGCGAAGCTGATCGGCTGA
- a CDS encoding DUF2000 domain-containing protein, with amino-acid sequence MMTGFAPDEIDQSAPTRAARLKWVVVVDADLPPGRAANAAICTAAATARAVEGLLGDDAVDADGNAHPGLPWAGCAVLAAGSETLRTIRAKAAARADFFVADMPAAAQHTRVYSEYLDAVSATEADKIDYYAVSVVGPRNPVDKIVGKLPLLG; translated from the coding sequence ATGATGACCGGATTCGCCCCGGACGAGATCGACCAGAGTGCGCCCACCCGCGCGGCCCGGCTCAAGTGGGTGGTGGTGGTCGACGCCGACCTGCCGCCAGGGCGGGCCGCCAACGCCGCGATCTGCACGGCCGCCGCCACCGCACGCGCGGTCGAGGGGCTGCTGGGTGACGACGCGGTGGACGCCGACGGCAACGCCCACCCGGGGCTTCCCTGGGCCGGCTGCGCTGTGCTCGCTGCCGGCTCGGAAACACTGCGCACGATCCGGGCCAAGGCAGCCGCGCGTGCCGACTTCTTCGTCGCCGACATGCCGGCGGCGGCTCAGCACACCCGCGTCTACAGCGAATACCTGGACGCCGTGAGCGCCACCGAAGCCGACAAGATCGACTACTACGCGGTGAGTGTGGTCGGGCCGCGCAACCCGGTCGACAAGATCGTCGGCAAGCTTCCGCTGCTCGGCTAG
- a CDS encoding GTP-binding protein, protein MSHRPAAGRVTSAKIVIAGGFGVGKTTLVGSVSEITPLTTEAIMTSAGVGVDDNRQVPGKMTTTVAMDFGRISIDRDLILYLFGTPGQTRFWFMWDELVRGAIGAVVMVDTRRLADCFAAIDFFEHRRLPYLVAINCFDGMQYHNAQDVRDALAISSDVPVVSCDARNRESTKNVLISLVEYVLTMRRTRAVAPA, encoded by the coding sequence ATGTCGCACCGTCCCGCTGCGGGGCGCGTGACGTCGGCGAAGATTGTGATCGCCGGCGGGTTCGGCGTCGGTAAGACGACGCTGGTCGGTTCGGTCTCGGAGATCACCCCGCTGACCACCGAGGCCATCATGACCTCGGCGGGTGTGGGTGTCGACGACAACCGGCAGGTTCCGGGGAAGATGACGACCACCGTCGCCATGGACTTCGGCCGCATCAGCATCGACCGCGACCTGATTCTCTACCTGTTCGGCACGCCGGGCCAGACCCGTTTCTGGTTCATGTGGGACGAGCTGGTTCGAGGCGCGATCGGTGCCGTCGTCATGGTGGACACTCGGCGTCTCGCCGACTGCTTCGCCGCGATCGACTTCTTCGAGCACCGGCGGCTGCCGTACCTGGTGGCCATAAACTGCTTCGACGGCATGCAGTATCACAACGCTCAGGACGTACGGGACGCTCTGGCGATCTCGAGCGACGTCCCGGTGGTGAGCTGCGACGCGCGTAACCGTGAGTCGACGAAGAACGTCCTCATCTCGCTGGTCGAGTATGTGCTGACGATGCGTCGTACACGCGCGGTGGCGCCCGCCTGA
- a CDS encoding Lrp/AsnC family transcriptional regulator: protein MDELDKAILRELQSDARKTNREVAAAVGVSPTTALDRTRALRQRGVIRGAILDVDLKSIGRPVQALIAIRIRPPSRRNIEAFREWVSTLPDTLGLYVTTGTDDFIVHVAVPDNDSLYEFVIDRLTQRPEVADVRTSIVYEHIRNNGIAPSR, encoded by the coding sequence TTGGACGAACTAGATAAGGCGATCCTCCGCGAACTCCAGTCGGATGCACGGAAGACCAACCGCGAGGTCGCCGCGGCCGTCGGCGTCTCACCGACCACGGCCCTCGACCGCACCCGCGCCCTTCGGCAGCGAGGCGTGATCCGCGGTGCGATCCTCGACGTCGACCTGAAGTCGATCGGCCGGCCGGTGCAGGCGCTGATCGCCATCCGCATCCGGCCGCCGTCGCGCCGCAACATCGAAGCGTTCCGCGAGTGGGTGAGCACCCTGCCCGACACCCTCGGCCTGTACGTGACGACCGGCACCGACGATTTCATCGTGCACGTGGCCGTCCCCGACAACGACAGCCTCTACGAGTTCGTCATCGACCGGCTCACCCAGCGCCCCGAGGTGGCCGACGTGCGCACCTCGATCGTCTACGAGCACATTCGCAACAACGGGATCGCGCCGTCGCGGTGA